In Amycolatopsis methanolica 239, a single genomic region encodes these proteins:
- a CDS encoding endonuclease/exonuclease/phosphatase family protein, with amino-acid sequence MRLAVAIIAAVLAFGAAPADAAPRPLTVASYNIHAGAGQDGVFDLARTAAAIRDLHADVVGLQEVDVHWDARSDYRDEAAELARALKMHVFFAPIYDLDPPAPGAPRRQYGVAVLSRFPIVAARNLEITRLSTLTPDATPAPAPGFAEVTVAADGGPVRVYTTHLDYRADPSVRQAQVADMLAVLGRLPGPEILTGDFNAEPAAPELAPLWTDLADANPRAGTYPAAEPVTRIDFVTASPHFGIRAARAMATTASDHRPVVAELDRMRPL; translated from the coding sequence ATGCGGCTCGCAGTGGCGATCATCGCGGCGGTTCTGGCCTTCGGCGCGGCTCCGGCGGACGCCGCGCCCAGGCCGCTCACCGTCGCCAGTTACAATATCCATGCGGGCGCCGGGCAGGACGGCGTCTTCGACCTCGCCCGCACCGCCGCCGCGATCCGCGACCTGCACGCGGACGTCGTGGGGCTCCAGGAGGTCGACGTCCACTGGGACGCGCGCAGCGACTACCGCGATGAGGCCGCCGAACTCGCGCGCGCCCTGAAGATGCACGTGTTCTTCGCGCCGATCTACGACCTCGACCCGCCCGCGCCCGGTGCGCCGCGCCGCCAGTACGGCGTCGCCGTGCTGAGCCGCTTCCCGATCGTCGCCGCGCGGAACCTCGAGATCACCCGGTTGTCCACGCTCACCCCGGACGCCACCCCCGCCCCCGCACCGGGGTTCGCGGAGGTCACCGTCGCCGCCGACGGCGGACCGGTCCGCGTCTACACCACCCACCTGGACTACCGCGCCGACCCGTCCGTGCGGCAGGCGCAGGTCGCCGACATGCTCGCCGTCCTCGGACGGCTGCCCGGGCCGGAGATCCTCACCGGCGATTTCAACGCCGAACCAGCCGCCCCCGAGCTCGCTCCACTGTGGACCGATCTGGCCGACGCGAACCCGCGCGCGGGCACCTACCCGGCCGCGGAACCCGTGACGCGCATCGACTTCGTGACCGCGTCCCCGCACTTCGGGATCCGGGCCGCCCGCGCCATGGCGACGACGGCCTCCGACCACCGGCCGGTGGTCGCCGAGCTGGACCGGATGCGGCCGTTGTAG
- a CDS encoding HAD family hydrolase, whose product MSAIRRAVVFDCDGLPLDTAAARYTAFRTGAQALELELSDRQFATLAGASVGAAAARIALWAGQSGETGRVAKMLDEALRTAVELRPPAALPGALELVSTLAGRVPAVASNAPSGVLSEVLSGAGLRPAFRAVVSTDEVAAPKPAPDVYRAACRRLGADPPGSVALEDSAAGATAAQAAGLSLVVVTDSA is encoded by the coding sequence ATGTCCGCGATCCGCCGTGCCGTGGTCTTCGACTGTGACGGTCTGCCGCTGGACACGGCGGCGGCCCGGTACACCGCGTTCCGGACCGGGGCGCAGGCCTTGGAGCTGGAGCTGAGCGACCGGCAGTTCGCCACGCTGGCCGGGGCGTCGGTGGGTGCGGCGGCCGCGCGGATCGCCCTGTGGGCCGGCCAGTCCGGGGAGACCGGCCGGGTCGCGAAGATGCTGGACGAGGCCCTGCGGACCGCGGTCGAACTCCGGCCGCCCGCCGCGCTGCCGGGGGCGCTGGAACTCGTTTCCACGCTGGCCGGGCGCGTTCCGGCGGTGGCGTCGAACGCGCCGTCCGGGGTGCTGTCGGAGGTGCTGAGCGGGGCCGGTCTGCGTCCGGCGTTCCGGGCGGTCGTCAGCACCGACGAGGTGGCGGCGCCCAAACCGGCGCCGGACGTCTACCGGGCCGCGTGCCGCAGGCTCGGGGCCGACCCGCCGGGCTCCGTGGCGCTGGAGGACTCAGCGGCGGGCGCGACGGCGGCGCAGGCGGCCGGGCTGTCGCTGGTCGTGGTCACGGACAGCGCGTAG
- a CDS encoding maleate cis-trans isomerase family protein, whose translation MKRHVQGPEPQTGVGIVAPYDFARDRELWRWVPPTVSLFIARTGGSPEGDDLDSASALNRPATVRRPTREVCAVGAEVVIYACTACSFVGGTLGEAALRQAMLDAGAPRALTTSGAAVSALRTVKAQRVAVVHPYERLLGNRLRDFLCTAGFDVVACTPLGLPVREVLTAGYAEVAELIRAGDRPDADAIFVSCTALPTYDLIAPLEAELGKPIVTANQATVWAALRALDLNATGPDQTLLNL comes from the coding sequence ATGAAACGCCACGTTCAGGGGCCGGAACCCCAGACGGGCGTCGGCATCGTCGCGCCCTACGACTTCGCCCGTGACCGCGAGCTGTGGCGGTGGGTGCCGCCGACCGTGAGCCTGTTCATCGCCCGCACCGGCGGCTCGCCCGAGGGCGACGACCTCGACTCGGCGTCGGCGCTCAACCGGCCCGCAACCGTCCGCCGCCCGACGCGCGAGGTGTGCGCGGTCGGCGCCGAGGTCGTGATCTACGCCTGCACCGCGTGCAGTTTCGTCGGCGGCACGCTCGGCGAGGCCGCGCTGCGCCAGGCCATGCTGGACGCCGGCGCGCCCCGCGCGCTGACCACGTCGGGGGCGGCGGTGTCCGCGCTGCGCACCGTCAAGGCGCAGCGGGTCGCGGTCGTGCACCCCTACGAGCGCCTGTTGGGGAACCGCCTGCGCGACTTCCTGTGCACCGCCGGGTTCGACGTCGTCGCGTGCACGCCGCTGGGCCTCCCGGTGCGCGAGGTGCTGACCGCCGGCTACGCCGAGGTGGCGGAGCTCATCCGCGCCGGCGACCGCCCGGACGCGGACGCGATCTTCGTCAGCTGCACCGCACTGCCGACCTACGACCTCATCGCGCCCCTGGAAGCCGAGCTCGGCAAGCCGATCGTGACCGCCAACCAGGCGACCGTCTGGGCGGCGCTGCGTGCGCTGGACCTGAACGCGACCGGGCCGGACCAGACGCTGCTCAACCTCTAA
- a CDS encoding sigma factor-like helix-turn-helix DNA-binding protein → MAAQGVMSARLPGADLVAAAAGGETGAIGELVAAVTPVVVRYCRARLSRGADEVAQEACLAILHALPGWRGSFPALAYELTAQTVAGARFPEADSPVLALPGVEREIVLLRVAAGLTAEETAAALGLSVNQVRVVQHRALDRLRATLG, encoded by the coding sequence ATGGCGGCGCAGGGTGTGATGAGCGCGCGGCTGCCCGGCGCGGACCTGGTGGCGGCCGCCGCCGGTGGCGAGACGGGGGCGATCGGGGAACTGGTCGCCGCGGTGACGCCGGTCGTCGTGCGGTACTGCCGGGCGCGGCTGAGCCGGGGCGCGGACGAGGTGGCGCAGGAGGCGTGCCTGGCGATCCTGCACGCGCTGCCCGGCTGGAGGGGCTCCTTCCCCGCGCTTGCGTACGAACTGACGGCGCAGACCGTGGCCGGGGCCCGCTTCCCCGAGGCCGATTCACCGGTGCTGGCGCTGCCCGGCGTGGAGCGGGAGATCGTGCTGCTGCGCGTGGCGGCGGGCCTGACGGCTGAGGAGACCGCCGCCGCGCTGGGGCTGTCGGTGAACCAGGTGCGCGTGGTGCAGCACCGAGCGCTCGACCGCCTCAGAGCGACGCTCGGGTGA
- a CDS encoding MurR/RpiR family transcriptional regulator: protein MTGGIDEASWVPGSVAERARAAQVLLARGSDVVRMSVSEIAAAAGTGVGTVVRTCQSLGFKGVQDAKIALAQNLAPLVIDRGDSPADVLAKLAASSADALQRARSSVDAAALKRAAGMLAAATRVLVLGVGTSAPLAQDAAYWLLTLGIAAEAPADVHVQHVRAGLPRPGDVVVAVSHTGATRETVSADRRATESGAAVVAVTSFATTPLTEVADAALVAGGLETRCRVEAMTSRLAHLVVLDALFVSLLLAEPARSAEAQALVADVLSEHRF from the coding sequence GTGACCGGCGGAATCGACGAGGCGTCGTGGGTGCCCGGCTCGGTGGCCGAGCGGGCGCGGGCCGCGCAGGTGCTGCTGGCACGCGGGTCCGACGTGGTGCGGATGTCGGTCAGCGAGATCGCCGCCGCCGCGGGCACCGGGGTCGGGACCGTGGTGCGGACGTGCCAGAGCCTGGGGTTCAAGGGCGTCCAGGACGCGAAGATCGCGCTCGCGCAGAACCTCGCGCCGCTGGTCATCGACCGCGGCGATTCTCCCGCCGACGTGCTCGCGAAGCTGGCCGCGAGCAGTGCTGACGCGCTGCAGCGGGCCCGGTCGAGCGTGGACGCGGCGGCGCTGAAGCGGGCGGCCGGGATGCTGGCCGCGGCGACGCGGGTGCTGGTGCTCGGGGTCGGGACGAGCGCGCCGCTCGCGCAGGACGCCGCCTACTGGCTGCTGACGCTGGGCATCGCGGCCGAGGCCCCAGCCGATGTGCACGTCCAGCACGTGCGCGCCGGATTGCCGCGGCCGGGGGACGTGGTGGTGGCGGTGAGCCACACCGGAGCGACCCGGGAGACGGTGAGCGCGGACCGGCGGGCGACGGAGTCCGGCGCGGCGGTGGTCGCGGTGACCAGCTTCGCGACGACGCCGCTGACGGAGGTCGCCGACGCCGCCCTGGTCGCCGGGGGACTGGAGACGAGGTGCCGCGTCGAGGCGATGACGAGCAGGCTGGCGCACCTGGTGGTGCTGGACGCGTTGTTCGTGAGCCTGCTGCTCGCGGAGCCCGCCCGGTCGGCGGAGGCGCAGGCGCTGGTGGCCGATGTGCTGAGCGAGCACCGGTTCTGA
- a CDS encoding LacI family DNA-binding transcriptional regulator, producing MARTTTDGAAVPEPRAAGIKDVAAAAGVSLGTVSNVLNRPDRVSPRTRAKVEAAMAELKFVRNETARQLRAGRSRILAYVMLDGSNPFFTDVAEGVEDAADEAELSLFLCNSANRAERERDYLSRLEQQRVQGILITPVDPDAPVLAETAAHGIPLVIVDRTGQSGDHCSVAVDDVLGGRLAVQHLLELGHRRVAFIGGPDSLGQVRDRREGALRAMKEAGLGPADLVDLTTSALTVAEGRTAGQRLAGLPSSLRPTAAFCANDLLALGLLQTCVSLRLRVPDDLAIVGYDDIDFAAAAAVPLTSVRQPRRQLGRTAAELLLLETSDPGHEHQQVVFTPELVVRASTRHGA from the coding sequence ATGGCGCGCACGACCACGGATGGGGCTGCTGTTCCGGAGCCCCGGGCGGCGGGGATCAAGGACGTCGCGGCGGCGGCAGGCGTGTCACTGGGGACCGTGTCGAACGTGCTCAACCGGCCGGACCGCGTCAGCCCGCGCACGCGCGCGAAGGTCGAGGCGGCGATGGCCGAGCTGAAGTTCGTGCGCAACGAAACGGCTCGGCAGCTGCGGGCCGGGCGCAGCCGGATCCTGGCGTACGTGATGCTCGACGGGAGCAACCCGTTCTTCACCGACGTGGCCGAGGGCGTGGAGGACGCGGCCGACGAAGCCGAGCTGTCGTTGTTCCTGTGCAACAGCGCGAACCGCGCCGAGCGCGAGCGCGACTACCTGAGCCGGCTGGAGCAGCAGCGGGTGCAGGGCATCCTGATCACGCCGGTCGACCCGGACGCCCCGGTGCTCGCGGAGACGGCGGCGCACGGGATCCCGCTGGTGATCGTGGACCGGACCGGGCAGTCGGGCGATCACTGCTCGGTGGCCGTGGACGATGTGCTGGGCGGGCGGCTCGCGGTGCAGCACCTGCTGGAGCTGGGTCACCGGCGGGTGGCGTTCATCGGCGGCCCCGATTCGCTCGGGCAAGTGCGCGACCGACGGGAGGGCGCGCTGCGGGCGATGAAGGAGGCCGGGCTGGGCCCGGCGGACCTGGTCGACCTGACGACGTCGGCGTTGACGGTGGCGGAGGGCCGGACCGCCGGGCAGCGCCTGGCCGGGCTGCCGTCGTCACTGCGGCCGACGGCTGCGTTCTGCGCCAATGATCTGCTGGCCTTGGGGTTGCTGCAGACGTGTGTCAGCCTGCGGCTGCGGGTGCCGGACGACCTGGCGATCGTGGGGTACGACGACATCGACTTCGCCGCGGCGGCCGCCGTGCCGCTCACCTCGGTGCGGCAGCCCCGCAGGCAGCTCGGCCGGACGGCGGCGGAGCTGCTGCTGCTGGAGACAAGCGACCCCGGCCACGAGCACCAGCAGGTCGTGTTCACACCCGAACTGGTGGTACGAGCCTCCACCCGCCACGGTGCCTGA
- a CDS encoding DUF305 domain-containing protein: MRGFVLGTLLAAAVLASACSAEPEAPPVVVPGAPGEPARTLPADEASSAVPANRHNDADVSYAQRMIMHHQQAIRMGELAPARAAREDVKGLAARITATQAPEITSMTAWLRQRGLEVPGEHAGHHGSHGATTGIAGEMPGMATEEQLAALAAATGPEFDRMFLQLMTAHHEGAITMATEVLAAGSDVFVEEMATDVIASQSDEVTRMRSMAG, encoded by the coding sequence GTGCGGGGGTTCGTCCTGGGAACGCTGCTGGCCGCGGCGGTGCTGGCGTCGGCGTGCTCGGCCGAGCCGGAGGCGCCGCCGGTCGTGGTGCCTGGCGCGCCGGGGGAGCCGGCCCGCACGCTGCCCGCGGACGAGGCGAGCTCGGCGGTGCCTGCCAACCGGCACAACGACGCCGACGTGTCGTACGCGCAGCGGATGATCATGCACCACCAGCAGGCGATCCGGATGGGCGAGCTGGCGCCGGCGCGGGCCGCGCGGGAGGACGTGAAGGGCCTGGCGGCCCGCATCACCGCGACGCAGGCGCCGGAGATCACGTCGATGACGGCGTGGCTGCGGCAGCGGGGGCTCGAGGTGCCGGGGGAGCACGCCGGCCACCACGGCTCCCACGGCGCGACGACCGGCATAGCGGGGGAGATGCCGGGGATGGCGACCGAGGAGCAGCTGGCCGCGCTGGCGGCCGCGACGGGCCCGGAGTTCGACCGGATGTTCCTGCAGCTGATGACGGCGCACCACGAGGGCGCGATCACCATGGCGACGGAGGTGCTGGCCGCCGGGTCGGACGTGTTCGTGGAGGAGATGGCGACCGACGTGATCGCCTCGCAGAGCGATGAGGTGACGCGAATGCGCTCGATGGCCGGCTGA
- a CDS encoding ABC transporter permease, translated as MSATKVVVPTTTSRSVSRKFSLGGLFKAREAGIVLALIALVAFTATQNSRFLSAQSIRDILLGTAILAVLAVGQATVMITRNIDLSVGSVLGLSAFAVGSLLQANQGMPVIVALVVGVAVGAACGVVNGVLVRFGQVPALVVTLGTLYAFRGAAYFWAGGEQINADELPGHFLKFGNSSILGIPWLVLIVVIVLVAAGIVLRNYRAGRELYAMGSSPQAAELAGIKVGRNTIAAFLVSGALAGVAGVLFAARFGTIDAAAGNGYELNVVAAAVVGGVAVFGGSGTVWGAGLGALLLTVIGSSLAVLDINQFWQQAIVGALILLAIGADRVVAVRVAKSLKKRDSHV; from the coding sequence GTGAGCGCGACGAAGGTGGTGGTTCCCACGACGACGAGCCGGTCCGTGTCCCGGAAGTTCTCCCTCGGCGGCCTCTTCAAGGCGCGTGAGGCGGGCATCGTCCTCGCGTTGATCGCCCTGGTGGCGTTCACCGCGACGCAGAACTCGCGGTTCCTGTCCGCGCAGAGCATCCGCGACATCCTGCTCGGCACCGCGATCCTGGCCGTGCTCGCGGTCGGCCAGGCGACGGTGATGATCACCCGCAACATCGACCTGTCGGTCGGCTCGGTGCTCGGCCTGTCCGCGTTCGCGGTCGGCTCGCTGCTGCAGGCCAACCAGGGCATGCCGGTGATCGTCGCGCTGGTCGTCGGCGTCGCGGTCGGCGCCGCGTGCGGTGTCGTCAACGGCGTCCTGGTCCGGTTCGGCCAGGTGCCCGCGCTGGTGGTCACCCTCGGCACGCTCTACGCGTTCCGCGGCGCGGCCTACTTCTGGGCGGGCGGCGAGCAGATCAACGCCGACGAGCTGCCCGGGCACTTCCTCAAGTTCGGCAACTCCTCGATCCTGGGCATCCCGTGGCTGGTGCTGATCGTGGTGATCGTGCTGGTCGCGGCTGGGATCGTGCTGCGCAACTACCGCGCCGGCCGGGAGCTGTACGCGATGGGGTCGAGCCCGCAGGCGGCCGAGCTGGCCGGTATCAAGGTGGGCCGCAACACGATCGCCGCGTTCCTGGTCAGCGGCGCGCTGGCCGGTGTCGCCGGTGTCCTGTTCGCCGCGCGGTTCGGCACGATCGACGCCGCCGCGGGCAACGGTTACGAGCTGAACGTGGTCGCCGCCGCGGTGGTCGGCGGGGTCGCGGTGTTCGGCGGCAGCGGCACGGTGTGGGGCGCGGGCCTCGGCGCCCTGCTGCTCACCGTCATCGGCAGCTCCCTGGCGGTCCTCGACATCAACCAGTTCTGGCAGCAGGCCATCGTCGGCGCGCTGATCCTGCTCGCGATCGGGGCCGACCGCGTCGTCGCGGTGCGGGTGGCCAAGTCACTGAAGAAGAGGGATTCCCATGTCTGA
- a CDS encoding sugar ABC transporter ATP-binding protein yields the protein MVRQDQGAVPLLEVCGVTKSFGAVAAVQGVSFPLYSGEAHALVGENGAGKSTIVKMLAGVHRPDTGTLLVDGQPVEFSSPADAKAAGIAVIYQEPTLFPDLTVEENIVMGRHPRKRLGMIDRGAIRAEAEKLFARLGVRIDPGRPARGLSIADQQIVEIAKALSADARVLIMDEPTAALSLVEVERLFSVARNLRDEGAAIMFISHRFEEITELCQRVTIMRDGKHVSTDPMDELTVDEMVRRMVGRELDALFPKQDVTPGEVVLEVEGLSREGVFRDVSFQVRAGEIVAFAGLVGSGRSEVVQAVFGVDERDAGTVKLRGKKLEPGSPRAAMAAGMALVPEDRRQQGLVMDLSIERNVTLPRSGALAKLGFLFGGGERREALRWTERLQTKYGRLSDAVGTLSGGNQQKVVLAKWLSMAPSVLIVDEPTRGIDVGTKAEVHRLMSSLAAEGVAVIMVSSELPEVLGMADRVLVMREGRIVAEIGREDASEDSVMFAAMGQGAAA from the coding sequence ATGGTGCGGCAGGACCAGGGCGCGGTGCCCTTGCTGGAGGTCTGCGGCGTCACGAAGTCGTTCGGCGCGGTGGCCGCCGTGCAGGGGGTGTCGTTCCCCCTCTACTCCGGCGAGGCCCACGCGCTGGTGGGTGAGAACGGCGCGGGCAAGTCGACCATCGTCAAGATGCTCGCCGGGGTCCACCGCCCGGACACCGGAACGCTGCTGGTCGACGGGCAGCCCGTCGAGTTCTCCTCCCCGGCCGACGCCAAGGCCGCCGGGATCGCGGTGATCTACCAGGAACCCACGCTGTTCCCCGACCTCACGGTCGAGGAGAACATCGTGATGGGCCGCCACCCGCGCAAGCGGCTGGGCATGATCGACCGCGGCGCGATCCGGGCCGAAGCGGAGAAGCTGTTCGCCCGCCTTGGCGTGCGAATCGACCCGGGCCGCCCGGCCCGCGGCCTGTCGATCGCCGACCAGCAGATCGTCGAGATCGCCAAGGCGCTGTCCGCCGACGCCCGCGTGCTGATCATGGACGAGCCGACCGCGGCGCTGTCGCTGGTCGAGGTCGAGCGCCTGTTCTCGGTCGCGCGCAACCTGCGTGACGAGGGCGCGGCGATCATGTTCATCTCGCACCGCTTCGAGGAGATCACCGAGCTGTGCCAGCGCGTGACGATCATGCGCGACGGCAAGCACGTCTCCACCGACCCGATGGACGAGCTGACCGTCGACGAGATGGTCCGCCGCATGGTCGGGCGCGAGCTGGACGCGTTGTTCCCCAAGCAGGACGTCACCCCGGGCGAGGTCGTGCTCGAGGTCGAAGGCCTGTCCCGTGAGGGCGTCTTCCGGGACGTCTCGTTCCAGGTCCGGGCGGGCGAGATCGTCGCGTTCGCCGGTCTGGTCGGCAGTGGACGGTCCGAAGTGGTCCAGGCGGTGTTCGGAGTGGACGAACGCGACGCGGGAACCGTGAAGCTGCGCGGGAAGAAGCTCGAGCCGGGCTCGCCGCGCGCCGCGATGGCCGCGGGCATGGCCCTGGTGCCGGAGGACCGCCGCCAGCAGGGCCTGGTCATGGACCTGTCCATCGAGCGGAACGTGACCCTGCCGCGCTCGGGCGCGCTGGCGAAGCTGGGTTTCCTGTTCGGCGGCGGCGAGCGCCGGGAAGCGCTGCGCTGGACCGAACGGCTGCAGACCAAGTACGGCCGGCTCAGCGACGCCGTCGGCACGCTGTCCGGCGGGAACCAGCAGAAGGTCGTGCTGGCCAAGTGGCTGTCGATGGCGCCGAGCGTGCTGATCGTCGACGAGCCGACGCGCGGCATCGACGTCGGCACGAAGGCCGAGGTGCACCGACTGATGTCGTCGCTGGCCGCGGAGGGCGTCGCCGTGATCATGGTGTCGTCCGAGCTGCCCGAGGTGCTCGGCATGGCCGACCGCGTGCTGGTGATGCGCGAGGGACGGATCGTCGCGGAGATCGGCCGCGAGGACGCGAGTGAGGACTCGGTGATGTTCGCAGCGATGGGCCAGGGAGCGGCGGCGTGA
- a CDS encoding sulfotransferase domain-containing protein: protein MTDKVFYLLHGLQDRYSALYQDNIARLGPRDVLVASIVSSGQSYLGGILVELGLNYADAYTEALREDGASEPVAAYDDYRERLATPDAPRRPWPRFVKTHLTPRFFTGRPLLGVWILVRDPRDALYSWYRFRTEFVRDQLDRLATSFEDWLCRPVSTGSTTGRTSTAAGSAVPAAWPGRRSPRSKTSNATRCRRCGPGCARSDCPFRTQTSPRRC from the coding sequence ATGACCGACAAGGTGTTCTACCTGCTGCACGGCCTGCAGGACCGCTACAGCGCGCTGTACCAGGACAACATCGCCCGGCTCGGCCCGCGGGACGTGCTCGTCGCCAGCATCGTCAGCTCCGGCCAGTCCTACCTGGGCGGCATCCTCGTCGAACTCGGCCTCAACTACGCCGACGCCTACACCGAGGCCCTGCGGGAGGACGGCGCCAGCGAACCCGTCGCCGCCTACGACGACTACCGCGAGCGCCTGGCTACGCCGGACGCGCCGCGACGGCCTTGGCCCCGGTTCGTCAAGACCCACCTCACGCCACGGTTCTTCACCGGCCGCCCGCTGCTCGGCGTGTGGATCCTGGTCCGCGATCCCCGCGACGCACTGTACTCGTGGTACCGCTTCCGCACCGAGTTCGTGCGGGACCAGCTCGACCGGCTGGCCACCTCGTTCGAGGACTGGCTGTGCCGACCGGTCTCGACCGGCTCGACGACTGGGCGGACTTCCACCGCCGCTGGCTCGGCGGTGCCGGCCGCCTGGCCCGGTCGGCGATCACCACGTTCGAAGACCTCAAACGCGACCCGCTGCCGACGTTGCGGGCCGGGCTGCGCGCGTTCGGACTGTCCATTCCGGACTCAAACATCGCCGCGGCGGTGCTGA
- a CDS encoding LVIVD repeat-containing protein, whose product MAPGTQRRRRLFALTGAIALSLTTLGAAPASAAPGIPGVDEVSQSRNIQHLANIPKQAPFDNVDAFGTDIAFTDDHAIVGNYNGFTIYDITKPSKPKIVSQVLCPGSQNDVSVSGDLLFLSTDSSRSDNSCASTSQPATNQNSWEGIKIFDISDLASPKYVAAVETKCGSHTHTLVPGKNGKDVYLYVSSYSPRADFPDCQPPHDLISVVKVPVRNPAAAAVVNEPVVFGPAGGNPGIPGTFPHHYVTATSGCHDITAYPDKDLAAGACMGDGVLFDISDREHPRIIEQVQDDTNFAFWHSATFNNDGTKVVFTDELGGGSQPACTAAIGAVRGADAIYDITGRGDDRSLRFASYFKIPREQAATENCVAHNGSLIPVKGRDIMVQAWYQGGISVWDFTDSAHPKELAYWERGPLSTEQLIVGGSWSAYYYNGHIYSSDIQKGLDVFTLHDPRTASAKSVRMDELNVQTQGRYRR is encoded by the coding sequence GTGGCTCCGGGGACGCAACGCAGACGCCGGCTCTTCGCGCTCACCGGCGCGATCGCCCTGTCGCTGACCACGCTCGGCGCCGCGCCGGCGTCGGCCGCTCCCGGCATCCCGGGGGTCGACGAGGTCAGCCAGTCCCGCAACATCCAGCACCTGGCGAACATCCCGAAGCAGGCCCCGTTCGACAACGTGGACGCCTTCGGCACCGACATCGCGTTCACCGACGACCACGCGATCGTCGGCAACTACAACGGCTTCACGATCTACGACATCACCAAGCCCAGCAAACCGAAGATCGTCAGCCAGGTCCTCTGCCCCGGCTCGCAGAACGACGTGTCGGTGTCCGGCGACCTGCTGTTCCTGTCCACCGACTCCTCACGCAGCGACAACTCCTGCGCCAGCACCAGCCAGCCCGCGACGAACCAGAACTCGTGGGAGGGCATCAAGATCTTCGACATCAGCGATCTGGCCAGCCCGAAGTACGTGGCCGCGGTCGAGACGAAGTGCGGTTCGCACACCCACACGCTGGTGCCGGGCAAGAACGGCAAGGACGTCTACCTCTACGTCTCCTCCTACAGCCCGCGCGCGGACTTCCCGGACTGCCAGCCCCCGCACGACCTGATCTCCGTGGTCAAGGTCCCGGTGCGCAACCCGGCCGCCGCGGCCGTCGTCAACGAGCCGGTGGTCTTCGGCCCCGCGGGCGGCAACCCGGGCATCCCCGGAACCTTCCCGCACCACTACGTCACCGCCACCTCCGGCTGCCACGACATCACCGCCTACCCGGACAAGGACCTGGCCGCGGGCGCGTGCATGGGCGACGGGGTGCTGTTCGACATCTCCGACCGCGAGCACCCGCGCATCATCGAGCAGGTCCAGGACGACACCAACTTCGCGTTCTGGCACTCGGCGACGTTCAACAACGACGGCACCAAGGTCGTCTTCACCGACGAGCTGGGCGGCGGCAGCCAGCCGGCGTGCACCGCGGCGATCGGCGCGGTCCGCGGCGCGGACGCGATCTACGACATCACCGGCCGCGGCGACGACCGCAGCCTGCGCTTCGCGAGCTACTTCAAGATCCCGCGCGAGCAGGCGGCCACCGAGAACTGCGTGGCGCACAACGGCTCGCTGATCCCGGTCAAGGGCCGCGACATCATGGTGCAGGCCTGGTACCAGGGCGGGATCTCGGTGTGGGACTTCACCGACTCCGCCCACCCGAAGGAGCTGGCGTACTGGGAGCGCGGGCCGCTGTCCACCGAGCAGCTGATCGTCGGCGGGTCGTGGTCGGCCTACTACTACAACGGCCACATCTACTCCTCAGACATCCAGAAGGGGCTGGACGTGTTCACGCTGCACGACCCGCGCACGGCGAGCGCGAAGTCGGTCCGGATGGACGAGCTGAACGTTCAGACACAGGGCCGTTACCGCAGGTGA